A region of Gracilinanus agilis isolate LMUSP501 chromosome 3, AgileGrace, whole genome shotgun sequence DNA encodes the following proteins:
- the NXPH2 gene encoding LOW QUALITY PROTEIN: neurexophilin-2 (The sequence of the model RefSeq protein was modified relative to this genomic sequence to represent the inferred CDS: substituted 2 bases at 2 genomic stop codons) — translation MFSIPLTWGDSGEDHPGESNPQSDVHMXMSKPEVVLRCLTKGSKETXKICIILKAQQEESTLKKLFCDSKKIAHASEGLDWEDKDAADTLVDNEVHSRIINPLRLFVKQSPVSKPGQMSYADSIENFWDWLSNITEVQEPLARTKRRPIVKTGKFKKMFGWGDFHSNIKTVKLNLLITGKIVDHGNGTFSVYFRHNSTGLGNVSVSLVPPSKVVEFEVSPQSTLETKESKSFNCRIEYEKTDRAKKTALCNFDPSKICYQEQTQSHVSWLCSKPFKVICIYIAFYSVDYKLVQKVCPDYNYHSETPYLSSG, via the exons ATGTTTAGCATCCCCTTAACCTGGGGAGACAGTGGAGAAGATCACCCAGGCGAGAGCAATCCCCAGTCAGATGTGCACATGTGAATGTCTAAGCCTGAGGTTGTCCTCCGTTGCCTCACTAAAGGTTCAAAGGAGACTTAAAAGATTTGCATCATTCTGAAAGCCCAACAAGAAGAAAGTACATTGAAAAAG CTATTTTGTGACAGTAAAAAAATAGCACATGCCTCAGAGGGACTGGATTGGGAAGACAAAGATGCTGCAGACACACTGGTCGATAACGAGGTCCACTCAAGGATCATCAATCCTTTACGCCTGTTTGTTAAACAGTCTCCAGTGTCAAAGCCCGGTCAGATGTCATATGCAGACAGCATAGAAAACTTTTGGGATTGGTTGTCCAACATCACGGAAGTGCAGGAGCCATTGGCAAGAACTAAGCGTAGGCCAATAGTAAAAACAGggaaatttaagaaaatgtttgGATGGGGGGATTTCCATTCCAACATCAAGACTGTGAAACTCAACCTTCTCATCACGGGGAAAATTGTCGACCACGGCAATGGAACCTTTAGTGTTTATTTCCGACATAACTCCACGGGTCTGGGTAATGTCTCAGTGAGCCTGGTACCACCATCCAAAGTGGTAGAATTCGAAGTCTCCCCTCAGTCCACACTAGAGACCAAGGAGTCCAAATCTTTCAATTGCCGCATTGAATATGAAAAAACAGATCGGGCGAAGAAGACTGCATTGTGCAACTTTGACCCTTCGAAGATCTGCTACCAGGAGCAGACTCAGAGTCATGTCTCTTGGTTGTGCTCCAAACCTTTTAAGGTTATTTGCATTTACATTGCCTTTTACAGTGTTGATTACAAACTTGTGCAAAAGGTTTGTCCTGACTACAATTACCATAGTGAGACTCCATATTTATCCTCTGGCTGA